A window of Roseburia hominis A2-183 genomic DNA:
ACCGAGCATCCGGCTGATGGAAGTATCACAGTTGGGAATGGCGGTAGGAGCGGAAGATGAGACAATTGTCGGCATTTTCCTTGAGGTGGAGACAGATATTGAGGGAAGCATGATGTTCCTTCTGGATATTCCGTCTGCACGTTATCTGGTCAACAAGCTGATGATGACAAACGAACCGGATGACCAGCCGTTTGGCGAGATGGAACTTTCCGCATTAAAAGAGATCGGCAATATCATTGCGGGATCTTATCTGTCCGCATTGTCCTCCCTGACCAATCTTGTCATCACTCCGTCCGTTCCATACATCGCGGTGGACATGGCAGCATCGATTTTGAGCGTGCCGGCGATTGAATTTGGACAGTACGGTGACAATGCATTGTTGATACAGACGGAGATCTGTGCGGATGTGGCGATCAACGGATATTTCATCTTGATGCCGGAGCAGGATTCTTACGAAAAAATATTAACGTCACTTGGTATCTCAATATAAGGAGAATGCGTATATGAGCGAAGTCATAAAAGTAGGCATGGCGGACCTGAACGTTTGCAAGGCTCCGGATGTAATTACGACTTTAGGTCTCGGTTCCTGTATTGGACTGGTTCTTTATGATCCGGTGACAAAAGTGGGAGGCATGGTGCATTATATGCTTCCTGACAGTACAAAAGTAAGAAACAACAGCAATATAGCTAAGTTTGGAGATACGGGAATTCGGGAATTGTTAAAGCGTGTTGTTGCAGCGGGAGCAAGTAAGCCAAGACTGATCGCCAAGATTGCCGGGGGCGCGCGGATGTTTGAGGTAAGCGGACTTTCGGATGTGGGAAATATCGGAGCGAGGAATGCGGAGGCTGCCAAAGCGATTTTAAAAGAACTTGGAATCCGGCTGGTAGCGGAAGATACAGGACTCAATTATGGTAGAACAGTGGAACTGCATTGTGATACCGGAGAATTTTATATTAAGTCGGTGGGCAAGCCGCTTAAGATTATTTAAGGAAGGGCTGTAAGTATGAAAACAAAATCAGTACCTGCGATTGTGATGCTGTCAGCCGGGTTTGTCGCCTGCGTAGCGGGCATCTGTGCACACATGGAAGTGGCAGATTTCATGAAAATGCTTTTGATTGTCCTGATTGTATTTTACCTTCTGGGCGGTGTGGTCAAAATTGTTCTTGACCGCAATTTTGCCGGGATGAATGACGAGGAAACCACGGATGGTACATTGCCGCAGGAAGAAGAGGATCCTGAGGCAGAAGAGAATGAAACGGCATCGGAGGAGACAGAGAATGCCGATGCGAAAGAACAGTAATCTTTAGACGTGGGGGCTTCCAATGAAAACGGTTGACAGAGAAAAACTATGGGGAGAATACCAGAAAAATCCATCGTCTGCGCTGAGAGAAAAGCTGATTACGGAATATGCACCGCTTGTGAAAGTGGTTGCGGGCCGGCTCAGCATGTATCTTGGATACAATGTGGAATACGAAGATCTGGTTAGTTATGGAATATTCGGACTTATCGATGCCATTGATAAGTTTGATCCCGGAAAAGACGTAAAGTTTGAGACATATGCGAGCCTGCGTATCCGCGGTTCCATTCTGGATCAGATCCGCAAGATGGACTGGATACCAAGGACTGTCAGACAGAAGCAGAAGCGGATTGAGGAAGCAATCAAAAATATCGAGGCGCGGACGGGACGTGCTGCGGCGGATGAAGAGATTGCAGGGGAGATTGGAATTGCGGCGGCTGAACTGAATGAGTGGCAGTCGCAGTTAAAAGTCACAAACGTGGTATCTCTCAATGAGTTCGTGGAGCAGGGCGGAGAGCCGGTGATGGATGCGCGCGGGAACTCCCATTTCGCACAGCCGGAGGACAATATTGAGGAGGAAGAACTGAAAAAAGTTCTGTCCGAGACAATGGATCTGCTCACGGAAAAAGAGCGCAAGGTGATTCTTCTGTATTATTATGAAGAACTCACGTTAAAGGAGATCAGCAATATATTGGAAGTGTCTGAATCGCGTGTGTCGCAGCTTCACACAAAGGCGCTGCTTAAGATGCGCAAAAAGATGGGAAGCTATATGGGAATTCTGACTGAGTAGCAGATGAGCGGAGGTGTGTTGCATGTCAATAAGACCAGTTGTTTTAAACGGGATGATTCAGAGGACGCAGGATGTCGGGAATCTGAAGCAGCAGGAGGATAATAGGCCGATTGTCGAACAGCAGAATATTCAGATTGAACAGCAGAAGCACGAAGACCAGCTGACCCATCGTGTGCAGGATCCGGAGGAAAAGGAGAACGATGGCTATCGTTATGATGCCAAGGAAAAGGGCAATAACGAATATGAGGGCGAATCTGGCAGGCACAAAAAGCGCCGCGAAGAGGAGCCTGAGAATGAGGGAAAAGTCATATTAAAAGGGCAGGGCAGCCATTTTGATATCAAGATATAGATAGGTGAGGAGAAGCATATGACCGGAGTAGCATGGATATTACTTCTGATCGGTGTGGTTTTTATGATCGGAAGCTTTTTTGTGACGGAAAAGTTATCGCCGTCAGAATTGAACCAGATTGCAGAGTTGAGCGAAGAGGAATTAAAGAGAATCATTGACCGGGGACTCAAGAATGCGGAGACACGGATTGAGGATGCGATTGATGAGCAGGTTGACCAGTCTTCCGAAAAGGTGGATCGTTCCCTTGAAAAAGTGACAAACGATAAGATCATGGCGATCAGTGAATATTCCGACACGGTGATCGAGAGCATGAATAAAACGCATAATGAGATTATGTTCTTATACAGTATGCTGAACGATAAACACACGGAGCTTACCGGTATGGCGGCGGATCTGCAGCGCCTGGCTGCGGATGTAAGAAGCCTTGAGGAGAAAGCACCTTTGACTGCACCGCAGGCTGCACCGGAGCGTGCCGCAGCGGTATCTGCGGTCTCGGCAGTAACACCGGTACCGGTTGAGACGGCAGATACGACGGAGAGAGATACGGCTGCTGCACCGGCAGAGCAGAAGGAAGAGATGCCGGAGACGGAAGAGACAAAGCAGGAAGGACTGCATGCAGAGATTCTGAAGTTGAAAAAACTCGGAATGACGGAGGTTCAGATTGCCAAGAAGCTTGGAATCGGAATCGGTGAAGTTCGCCTGGTCAATGGGCTTTACAGAGGAGAGAGTGATTCGTGAAACTGAAATATTATTTGCGGGGACTGGGGATCGGAATCATTGTCACAACGGTGATACTGGCAGTCAGTTTTTCAAAGAAAGAGATCAAGATGTCTGATGAGGAGATCATGGCGCGGGCGGCACAGCTTGGCATGGTCATGCAGGAGACAGAGACAACAGAGCAGGGCGATACGGAGCAGGATCCGGACGGCACGGACACCGGAGCGAAGACGGAGGTTGTGACCGAGCAGACGGCATCCGAACTGTTGGAAGAACGGACCGCGGCAGAAGAGACCGCGCAGAATACGGAAGCTGCAGCTGAGGACGTGGCAGCTGAGGCGCAGGAGAATAGCGCGAACACGGATGAGGAGACGCAGGCACAGCAGGAGGCTGCTGATGCAGAGAATCCGTCCGGCGTATACCGTCTGGTGATTCAGAAAGGGGATGTCTGCCGTATTGTCTGCGAGAAGCTGGCGGAGAACGGAGTCATTTCCGATGCGGAGACGTTCCGGCAGTATTTATCGCAGATCGGCTACGCTTCCAATATGCGTGTCGGCAACTACGATATTCCTTACGGTCTGTCGAATGAGGAAATTGCAAAAATTCTGCAGGCGGGACCGCTTGAAGAGTAAAAAGGTACTTGCACAGCAAAGATGTTTGTGATATAATATGCGAGGTTCAAGCGTGGAAAATCATTTCCACACAATAATACACATATGCTGACCACCGGGCCGGTGCCGAATGGTTGCCTTGCGGGATGAAGCATATGGAAGATTTCAACCATGGAGGTAAGAAAATGAGCGTTATTTCAATGAAACAGTTACTTGAAGCAGGTGTTCACTTCGGACATCAGACCAGAAGATGGAATCCTAAAATGGCTCCGTACATCTACACAGAGAGAAATGGTATCTACATCATCGACTTACAGAAATCTGTAGGCAAGGTAGACGAGGCTTACAAAGCAGTATCTGATATTGCAGCTGAGGGCGGCACCATTCTTTTCGTAGGTACCAAGAAGCAGGCACAGGATGCAATCAAGACCGAAGCAGAGCGCTGCGGCATGTTCTATGTAAATGAGAGATGGTTAGGTGGTATGCTTACCAACTTCAAGACCATCCAGAGCCGTATTGCAAGATTAAAAGAGATCGAGACAATGGCAACCGACGGTACATTCGAGGTACTGCCGAAGAAGGAAGTTATCGCACTTAAGAAAGAGTGGGAGAAGTTAGAGAAGAACCTTGGCGGTATCAAGGAGATGAAGAAGCTCCCGGATGCAATCTTCGTTGTAGACCCGAAGAAGGAGAGAATCTGTATTCAGGAGGCTCATACATTAGGAATTACCCTGATCGGTATTGCAGATACAAACTGTGATCCTGAGGAACTTGATTATGTGATCCCGGGCAATGATGATGCTATCAGAGCCGTAAAACTGATCGTTTCCAAGATGGCAGACGCAGTGATCGAGGCAAACCAGGGTGCAGAGATGACTGCAGAAGAGGCTGAGTCCGCAGAGGCAGATGCAGCAGAGGAAGCATAATAAGTTGGAAACAACGGGTGCCTGATTGGCAGGATCGCCCATATGTCAACAATCGGAAAGGGACGCGTGTTACGTCCCTTTCTGTGGCATAAAGATAAAGAATCAGGATAAATTATTTTTTGGAGGATGAGAAAATGGCAATTACAGCAGCTATGGTAAAGGAACTGCGTGAGATGACCGGCGCAGGCATGATGGATTGCAAGAAGGCATTAAATGAGACAAACGGTAACATGGACGAGGCTGTAGAGTTCTTAAGAAAGAACGGACAGGCTAAGGCTGAGAAGAAGGCAAGCAGAATCGCAGCAGAGGGTCTTTGCATGGTAGTGACCAAGGATGACCAGACAGCAGCGGTTGTTGAGGTAAACTCTGAGACAGACTTCGTTGCAAAGAATGCAACATTCCAGGAGTTTGTTAAGGCTGTTGCAACACAGGCAGTGAATTCCGATGCAGCAGACATGGATGCTTTCATGGCTGAGAAGTGGAATGAGGATGCCAGCAAGACCGTAAGTGAAGCACTGGTTGAGAAGGTTGCAGTGATCGGCGAGAACTTAAAGATCCGCAGATTTGAGAAGGTTGTAGCTGAGCATGGCTGTGTTGTACCGTATGTACACGGCGGCGGAAGAATCGGCGTTATCGTTGATGCAGACACCGATGTTGTAAATGACACTGTAAAGGAAGCAATGCACAATATCGCAATGCAGATCGCAGCACTCAATCCGAAGTATGTTTCCAGAGACGAGGTAAGTGCTGATTACATCGCTCATGAGAAAGAGATCCTCTTAGCACAGATCATGAACGATCCGAAGGAGTCCCAGAAGCCGGAGAAGGTAATCAACGGAATGATCGAAGGACGTATCAGCAAAGAACTCAAGGAAGTATGCCTGGTAGATCAGGTTTACGTTAAGGCTGAGGACGGCAAGCAGACCGTTGCCAAGTATCTTGAGGAAGTATCCAAGGCAGTTGGCGGTACTGTGAAGGTTAAGAGATTTGTTCGTTTTGAGACTGGCGAAGGTCTTGAGAAGAAGCAGGAAGACTTTGCAGCAGAAGTTGCAGCACAGATGAACGCATAATTTGATATTGTGCTAAATTGTTGAAGGATAATGACCCCTACGAATGGTGGAGACACTATTTGCAGGGGTCATTTTGTAAGAAAAAACCTTATCGAACCTGGTTATGATTCGATAAGGTTTTTGCGTCATAAAGTATAAATTCTACAGTCCCATGATCGCGTCGACCGGCAGGGCAAAGCTGACGCCGTGCGCCGGTGTGTCAATGCCGTGCTGCTTGCTGATGGCGGTCATGATTTCGGTCTTTTTATCCTTTGGAACGACGATGGCAAGGACTTCCTGTTCCTCCTGGAGAGCCATGCCGAAATGTTTGGCAACCTCCTCCGGACTGCAGCGCAGACCCTTTAAGATCGTTCCGCCGGTAGCGCCGGCAGCGCGCGCGGTGTACATGACATCATCGCTGTATCCCTGATTGATTGTGACAAGAATCATTGCATGTGTAATCGTTTCACTCATTTTTTTCACCTCTTTT
This region includes:
- the tsf gene encoding translation elongation factor Ts, whose protein sequence is MAITAAMVKELREMTGAGMMDCKKALNETNGNMDEAVEFLRKNGQAKAEKKASRIAAEGLCMVVTKDDQTAAVVEVNSETDFVAKNATFQEFVKAVATQAVNSDAADMDAFMAEKWNEDASKTVSEALVEKVAVIGENLKIRRFEKVVAEHGCVVPYVHGGGRIGVIVDADTDVVNDTVKEAMHNIAMQIAALNPKYVSRDEVSADYIAHEKEILLAQIMNDPKESQKPEKVINGMIEGRISKELKEVCLVDQVYVKAEDGKQTVAKYLEEVSKAVGGTVKVKRFVRFETGEGLEKKQEDFAAEVAAQMNA
- a CDS encoding chemotaxis protein CheC, with the protein product MGNMTLEQVNDMYLDVLREIGNIGAGNATSAIANMLGMKIDMNVPSIRLMEVSQLGMAVGAEDETIVGIFLEVETDIEGSMMFLLDIPSARYLVNKLMMTNEPDDQPFGEMELSALKEIGNIIAGSYLSALSSLTNLVITPSVPYIAVDMAASILSVPAIEFGQYGDNALLIQTEICADVAINGYFILMPEQDSYEKILTSLGISI
- the rpsB gene encoding 30S ribosomal protein S2, producing the protein MSVISMKQLLEAGVHFGHQTRRWNPKMAPYIYTERNGIYIIDLQKSVGKVDEAYKAVSDIAAEGGTILFVGTKKQAQDAIKTEAERCGMFYVNERWLGGMLTNFKTIQSRIARLKEIETMATDGTFEVLPKKEVIALKKEWEKLEKNLGGIKEMKKLPDAIFVVDPKKERICIQEAHTLGITLIGIADTNCDPEELDYVIPGNDDAIRAVKLIVSKMADAVIEANQGAEMTAEEAESAEADAAEEA
- a CDS encoding DUF6115 domain-containing protein, which produces MTGVAWILLLIGVVFMIGSFFVTEKLSPSELNQIAELSEEELKRIIDRGLKNAETRIEDAIDEQVDQSSEKVDRSLEKVTNDKIMAISEYSDTVIESMNKTHNEIMFLYSMLNDKHTELTGMAADLQRLAADVRSLEEKAPLTAPQAAPERAAAVSAVSAVTPVPVETADTTERDTAAAPAEQKEEMPETEETKQEGLHAEILKLKKLGMTEVQIAKKLGIGIGEVRLVNGLYRGESDS
- a CDS encoding chemotaxis protein CheD, which encodes MSEVIKVGMADLNVCKAPDVITTLGLGSCIGLVLYDPVTKVGGMVHYMLPDSTKVRNNSNIAKFGDTGIRELLKRVVAAGASKPRLIAKIAGGARMFEVSGLSDVGNIGARNAEAAKAILKELGIRLVAEDTGLNYGRTVELHCDTGEFYIKSVGKPLKII
- a CDS encoding FliA/WhiG family RNA polymerase sigma factor; this encodes MKTVDREKLWGEYQKNPSSALREKLITEYAPLVKVVAGRLSMYLGYNVEYEDLVSYGIFGLIDAIDKFDPGKDVKFETYASLRIRGSILDQIRKMDWIPRTVRQKQKRIEEAIKNIEARTGRAAADEEIAGEIGIAAAELNEWQSQLKVTNVVSLNEFVEQGGEPVMDARGNSHFAQPEDNIEEEELKKVLSETMDLLTEKERKVILLYYYEELTLKEISNILEVSESRVSQLHTKALLKMRKKMGSYMGILTE